A single window of Triplophysa rosa linkage group LG2, Trosa_1v2, whole genome shotgun sequence DNA harbors:
- the LOC130569412 gene encoding NACHT, LRR and PYD domains-containing protein 12-like isoform X4 yields MKKELKIFKSRLSPDYPSCSEREEEDDEDQIRVREMFLKITLNVLKKMKQTDLADKLQTKLAPVYMKKHKSRLKDKFQRMNEGMSAQGSSTLVNEIYTELYITEGRSEDINNEHEVRQIETASRRSQTQETPIKCNDIFKVSPEQTKPIRRVLTKGVAGIGKTVSVQKFILDWAEEKTNQDLHLIFPLPFRELNLIKETNISLMDLLHHFFTDTKELRSTDFEDYKVVFIFDGLDECRLPLDFSKNPSLFDVRESASVDVLLTNLIKGNLLPSALIWITSRPAAANQIPPECVDLITDVRGFNDPQKDEYFRKRINDESLANRIITHMKSSRSLYIMCHIPVFCWISATVLQRMLSEAESPAQIPKTLTQMFTHFLMFHIKLKSQKYDGKCEVDLQQARKSLESLGKLAFQQLEKGNLIFYEEDLRECDIDVREASVYSGVCTQIFREEFGLNLGKVFSFVHLSVQEFLAALFVFLSFLQQTSENFSRLRSNMSDLLKSEVDKALQSENGHLDLYLRFLLGLSLESSQTILRDLMTQTGRSSDSKQETVEYIKMKIRENLSPEKSINLFHCLNELNDHSLVQEVQTYVNRGDESRLSGVRLSPAQWSALVFVLLNSEEKLDEFNLRKYDPSHECLLRLLPVIKASRTADLSYCNLTEESCSSLASVLRSNSSSLTELNLSFNKLQDSGVKLLSDGLKNTNCKLKTLNLSDCNLTEESCSSLASVLRSNSSSLTELNLSHNKLQDSGVKLLSDGLKNTNCKLKTLNLSRCNLTEESCSSLASVLRSNSSSLTELNLSDNNLQDSGVKLLSDGLKNTNCKLKTLNLSHCNLTEKSCSSLASVLRSNSSSLTELNLSVNNLQDSGVKLLSDGLKNTNCQLKTLKLYNCSIGSEGCVALTSALRSNPSHLRELNLNYNNPGDSEVKLLSDLLKDPHCQLHKLIIEPHR; encoded by the exons ATGAAGAAAGAGCTGAAGATCTTCAAGAGTCGACTGAGTCCAGATTACCCATCATGCtctgagagagaagaggaggatgatgaagatcagatcagagTCAGAGAGATGTTTCTGAAGATCACACTGAACGTCCTGAAGAAGATGAAACAGACAGACCTCGCTGACAAACTACAGACCA AACTTGCCCCTGTATACATGAAGAAACACAAATCCAGACTAAAAGATAAATTCCAGAGAATGAATGAAGGAATGTCAGCTCAAGGAAGCTCAACACTTGTGAATGAGATCTACACAGAGCTGTACATCACAGAGGGAAGGAGTGAAGACATCAATAATGAACATGAGGTGAGACAGATTGAGACAGCATCCAGAAGATCACAGACACAAGAAACACCAATCAAATGTAATGACATCTTTAAAGTCTCACCTGAACAAACCAAACCCATCAGACGTGTGCTGACTAAAGGAGTCGCTGGAATTGGAAAAACAGTCTCTGTGCAGAAGTTCATTCTGGACTGGGCTGAAGAAAAAACAAATCAAGATCTTCACTTGATATTTCCACTTCCTTTCAGAGAACTGAATCTGATCAAAGAGACAAATATCAGTCTGATGGATCTTCTTCATCACTTCTTCACAGATACAAAAGAACTGAGATCAACAGACTTTGAGGAttataaagttgtgtttatcTTTGATGGTCTGGATGAGTGTCGTCTTCCTCTAGATTTCTCAAAGAATCCCAGTTTGTTTGATGTCAGAGAATCAGCGTCAGTGGATGTGCTGCTGACAAACCTCATCAAGGGGAATCTGCTTCCTTCTGCTCTGATCTGGATCACCTCTCGACcagcagcagccaatcagattcctCCTGAGTGTGTTGATCTGATCACAGATGTACGAGGATTCAATGACCCTCAGAAGGACGAGTATTTCAGGAAGAGAATCAATGATGAGAGTCTGGCCAACAGAATCATCACACACATGAAATCATCCAGAAGTCTGTACATCATGTGTCACATCCCAGTCTTCTGCTGGATTTCAGCCACTGTTCTCCAGAGAATGTTGAGTGAAGCAGAGAGTCCAGCACAGATCCCCAAGACTCTCACTCAAATGTTCACACACTTCCTGATGTTTCACATCAAACTGAAGAGTCAGAAGTATGATGGGAAATGTGAGGTAGATCTTCAGCAGGCTAGAAAGAGTCTGGAGTCTCTGGGAAAACTGGCTTTTCAACAGCTGGAGAAAGGGAACCTGATCTTCTATGAGGAGGATCTGAGAGAGTGTGACATTGATGTCAGAGAAGCGTCAGTGTACTCAGGAGTTTGTACTCAGATCTTCAGAGAGGAGTTTGGACTGAACCTGGGGAAGGTGTTCAGCTTTGTGCATCTGAGCGTTCAGGAGTTTCTCGCCGctttatttgtgtttctgtcatttcttcagCAAACATCAGAAAACTTCAGCAGATTGAGATCAAATATGAGTGATTTACTGAAGAGTGAAGTGGACAAGGCCTTACAGAGTGAGAACGGACACCTGGATCTTTACCTCAGATTTCTTCTGGGTCTTTCACTGGAGTCCAGTCAGACAATCTTACGAGATCTGATGACACAGACAGGAAGAAGCTCTGACAGTAAACAGGAAACAGTCGAGTACATTAAGATGAAGATCAGAGAGAATCTCTCTCCAGAGAAATCCATCAATCTGTTTCACTGTCTGAATGAACTCAATGATCATTCTCTAGTGCAGGAAGTACAAACATATGTGAACAGAGGAGATGAGTCTCGTCTCTCTGGAGTCCGTCTCTCTCCTGCTCAGTGGTCGGCTCTGGTGTTTGTGTTACTGAACTCAGAAGAGAAGCTGGATGAGTTTAATCTGAGGAAATATGATCCATCACATGAATGTCTTCTGAGGCTTCTGCCAGTGATCAAAGCATCCAGAACAGCTGA TCTGAGTTACTGTAATCTGACAGAGGAAAGTTGTTCATCACTGGCGTCAGTTCTCAGATCAAACTCCTCAAGTCTGACAGAACTGAACCTGAGCTTCAATAAACTgcaggattcaggagtgaagctgctcTCTGATGGACTGAAGAATACAAACTGTAAACTGAAGACACTGAA TCTGAGTGACTGTAATCTGACAGAGGAAAGTTGTTCATCACTGGCGTCAGTTCTCAGATCAAACTCCTCAAGTCTGACAGAACTGAACCTGAGTCACAATAAACTgcaggattcaggagtgaagctgctcTCTGATGGACTGAAGAATACAAACTGTAAACTGAAGACACTGAA TCTGAGTCGCTGTAATCTGACAGAGGAAAGTTGTTCATCACTGGCGTCAGTTCTCAGATCAAACTCCTCAAGTCTGACAGAACTGAACCTGAGTGACAATAATCTgcaggattcaggagtgaagctgctcTCTGATGGACTGAAGAATACAAACTGTAAACTGAAGACACTGAA TCTGAGTCACTGTAATCTGACAGAGAAAAGTTGTTCATCACTGGCGTCAGTTCTCAGATCAAACTCCTCAAGTCTGACAGAACTGAACCTGAGTGTCAATAATCTgcaggattcaggagtgaagctgctcTCTGATGGACTGAAGAATACAAACTGTCAACTGAAGACACTGAA GTTGTATAACTGCAGTATTGGATCTGAAGGTTGTGTTGCTCTGacttcagctctgagatcaaacccctcacatCTGAGAGAACTCAATCTGAACTATAATAATCCAGGAGATTCAGAAGTAAAGCTGCTCTCTGATCTACTGAAGGATCCACACTGTCAACTACACAAACTAAT TATTGAACCTCATCGATAA
- the LOC130569412 gene encoding NACHT, LRR and PYD domains-containing protein 3-like isoform X7, translating to MKKELKIFKSRLSPDYPSCSEREEEDDEDQIRVREMFLKITLNVLKKMKQTDLADKLQTKLAPVYMKKHKSRLKDKFQRMNEGMSAQGSSTLVNEIYTELYITEGRSEDINNEHEVRQIETASRRSQTQETPIKCNDIFKVSPEQTKPIRRVLTKGVAGIGKTVSVQKFILDWAEEKTNQDLHLIFPLPFRELNLIKETNISLMDLLHHFFTDTKELRSTDFEDYKVVFIFDGLDECRLPLDFSKNPSLFDVRESASVDVLLTNLIKGNLLPSALIWITSRPAAANQIPPECVDLITDVRGFNDPQKDEYFRKRINDESLANRIITHMKSSRSLYIMCHIPVFCWISATVLQRMLSEAESPAQIPKTLTQMFTHFLMFHIKLKSQKYDGKCEVDLQQARKSLESLGKLAFQQLEKGNLIFYEEDLRECDIDVREASVYSGVCTQIFREEFGLNLGKVFSFVHLSVQEFLAALFVFLSFLQQTSENFSRLRSNMSDLLKSEVDKALQSENGHLDLYLRFLLGLSLESSQTILRDLMTQTGRSSDSKQETVEYIKMKIRENLSPEKSINLFHCLNELNDHSLVQEVQTYVNRGDESRLSGVRLSPAQWSALVFVLLNSEEKLDEFNLRKYDPSHECLLRLLPVIKASRTADLSYCNLTEESCSSLASVLRSNSSSLTELNLSFNKLQDSGVKLLSDGLKNTNCKLKTLNLSDCNLTEESCSSLASVLRSNSSSLTELNLSHNKLQDSGVKLLSDGLKNTNCKLKTLNLSRCNLTEESCSSLASVLRSNSSSLTELNLSDNNLQDSGVKLLSDGLKNTNCKLKTLKLYNCSIGSEGCVALTSALRSNPSHLRELNLNYNNPGDSEVKLLSDLLKDPHCQLHKLIIEPHR from the exons ATGAAGAAAGAGCTGAAGATCTTCAAGAGTCGACTGAGTCCAGATTACCCATCATGCtctgagagagaagaggaggatgatgaagatcagatcagagTCAGAGAGATGTTTCTGAAGATCACACTGAACGTCCTGAAGAAGATGAAACAGACAGACCTCGCTGACAAACTACAGACCA AACTTGCCCCTGTATACATGAAGAAACACAAATCCAGACTAAAAGATAAATTCCAGAGAATGAATGAAGGAATGTCAGCTCAAGGAAGCTCAACACTTGTGAATGAGATCTACACAGAGCTGTACATCACAGAGGGAAGGAGTGAAGACATCAATAATGAACATGAGGTGAGACAGATTGAGACAGCATCCAGAAGATCACAGACACAAGAAACACCAATCAAATGTAATGACATCTTTAAAGTCTCACCTGAACAAACCAAACCCATCAGACGTGTGCTGACTAAAGGAGTCGCTGGAATTGGAAAAACAGTCTCTGTGCAGAAGTTCATTCTGGACTGGGCTGAAGAAAAAACAAATCAAGATCTTCACTTGATATTTCCACTTCCTTTCAGAGAACTGAATCTGATCAAAGAGACAAATATCAGTCTGATGGATCTTCTTCATCACTTCTTCACAGATACAAAAGAACTGAGATCAACAGACTTTGAGGAttataaagttgtgtttatcTTTGATGGTCTGGATGAGTGTCGTCTTCCTCTAGATTTCTCAAAGAATCCCAGTTTGTTTGATGTCAGAGAATCAGCGTCAGTGGATGTGCTGCTGACAAACCTCATCAAGGGGAATCTGCTTCCTTCTGCTCTGATCTGGATCACCTCTCGACcagcagcagccaatcagattcctCCTGAGTGTGTTGATCTGATCACAGATGTACGAGGATTCAATGACCCTCAGAAGGACGAGTATTTCAGGAAGAGAATCAATGATGAGAGTCTGGCCAACAGAATCATCACACACATGAAATCATCCAGAAGTCTGTACATCATGTGTCACATCCCAGTCTTCTGCTGGATTTCAGCCACTGTTCTCCAGAGAATGTTGAGTGAAGCAGAGAGTCCAGCACAGATCCCCAAGACTCTCACTCAAATGTTCACACACTTCCTGATGTTTCACATCAAACTGAAGAGTCAGAAGTATGATGGGAAATGTGAGGTAGATCTTCAGCAGGCTAGAAAGAGTCTGGAGTCTCTGGGAAAACTGGCTTTTCAACAGCTGGAGAAAGGGAACCTGATCTTCTATGAGGAGGATCTGAGAGAGTGTGACATTGATGTCAGAGAAGCGTCAGTGTACTCAGGAGTTTGTACTCAGATCTTCAGAGAGGAGTTTGGACTGAACCTGGGGAAGGTGTTCAGCTTTGTGCATCTGAGCGTTCAGGAGTTTCTCGCCGctttatttgtgtttctgtcatttcttcagCAAACATCAGAAAACTTCAGCAGATTGAGATCAAATATGAGTGATTTACTGAAGAGTGAAGTGGACAAGGCCTTACAGAGTGAGAACGGACACCTGGATCTTTACCTCAGATTTCTTCTGGGTCTTTCACTGGAGTCCAGTCAGACAATCTTACGAGATCTGATGACACAGACAGGAAGAAGCTCTGACAGTAAACAGGAAACAGTCGAGTACATTAAGATGAAGATCAGAGAGAATCTCTCTCCAGAGAAATCCATCAATCTGTTTCACTGTCTGAATGAACTCAATGATCATTCTCTAGTGCAGGAAGTACAAACATATGTGAACAGAGGAGATGAGTCTCGTCTCTCTGGAGTCCGTCTCTCTCCTGCTCAGTGGTCGGCTCTGGTGTTTGTGTTACTGAACTCAGAAGAGAAGCTGGATGAGTTTAATCTGAGGAAATATGATCCATCACATGAATGTCTTCTGAGGCTTCTGCCAGTGATCAAAGCATCCAGAACAGCTGA TCTGAGTTACTGTAATCTGACAGAGGAAAGTTGTTCATCACTGGCGTCAGTTCTCAGATCAAACTCCTCAAGTCTGACAGAACTGAACCTGAGCTTCAATAAACTgcaggattcaggagtgaagctgctcTCTGATGGACTGAAGAATACAAACTGTAAACTGAAGACACTGAA TCTGAGTGACTGTAATCTGACAGAGGAAAGTTGTTCATCACTGGCGTCAGTTCTCAGATCAAACTCCTCAAGTCTGACAGAACTGAACCTGAGTCACAATAAACTgcaggattcaggagtgaagctgctcTCTGATGGACTGAAGAATACAAACTGTAAACTGAAGACACTGAA TCTGAGTCGCTGTAATCTGACAGAGGAAAGTTGTTCATCACTGGCGTCAGTTCTCAGATCAAACTCCTCAAGTCTGACAGAACTGAACCTGAGTGACAATAATCTgcaggattcaggagtgaagctgctcTCTGATGGACTGAAGAATACAAACTGTAAACTGAAGACACTGAA GTTGTATAACTGCAGTATTGGATCTGAAGGTTGTGTTGCTCTGacttcagctctgagatcaaacccctcacatCTGAGAGAACTCAATCTGAACTATAATAATCCAGGAGATTCAGAAGTAAAGCTGCTCTCTGATCTACTGAAGGATCCACACTGTCAACTACACAAACTAAT TATTGAACCTCATCGATAA
- the LOC130569412 gene encoding NACHT, LRR and PYD domains-containing protein 3-like isoform X6, giving the protein MKKELKIFKSRLSPDYPSCSEREEEDDEDQIRVREMFLKITLNVLKKMKQTDLADKLQTKLAPVYMKKHKSRLKDKFQRMNEGMSAQGSSTLVNEIYTELYITEGRSEDINNEHEVRQIETASRRSQTQETPIKCNDIFKVSPEQTKPIRRVLTKGVAGIGKTVSVQKFILDWAEEKTNQDLHLIFPLPFRELNLIKETNISLMDLLHHFFTDTKELRSTDFEDYKVVFIFDGLDECRLPLDFSKNPSLFDVRESASVDVLLTNLIKGNLLPSALIWITSRPAAANQIPPECVDLITDVRGFNDPQKDEYFRKRINDESLANRIITHMKSSRSLYIMCHIPVFCWISATVLQRMLSEAESPAQIPKTLTQMFTHFLMFHIKLKSQKYDGKCEVDLQQARKSLESLGKLAFQQLEKGNLIFYEEDLRECDIDVREASVYSGVCTQIFREEFGLNLGKVFSFVHLSVQEFLAALFVFLSFLQQTSENFSRLRSNMSDLLKSEVDKALQSENGHLDLYLRFLLGLSLESSQTILRDLMTQTGRSSDSKQETVEYIKMKIRENLSPEKSINLFHCLNELNDHSLVQEVQTYVNRGDESRLSGVRLSPAQWSALVFVLLNSEEKLDEFNLRKYDPSHECLLRLLPVIKASRTADLSYCNLTEESCSSLASVLRSNSSSLTELNLSFNKLQDSGVKLLSDGLKNTNCKLKTLNLYNCSIGSEGCVALTSALRSNPSHLTQLDLSCNNPGDSGVKLLSDLLKDPHCQLHKLLLSHCNLTEKSCSSLASVLRSNSSSLTELNLSVNNLQDSGVKLLSDGLKNTNCQLKTLKLYNCSIGSEGCVALTSALRSNPSHLRELNLNYNNPGDSEVKLLSDLLKDPHCQLHKLIIEPHR; this is encoded by the exons ATGAAGAAAGAGCTGAAGATCTTCAAGAGTCGACTGAGTCCAGATTACCCATCATGCtctgagagagaagaggaggatgatgaagatcagatcagagTCAGAGAGATGTTTCTGAAGATCACACTGAACGTCCTGAAGAAGATGAAACAGACAGACCTCGCTGACAAACTACAGACCA AACTTGCCCCTGTATACATGAAGAAACACAAATCCAGACTAAAAGATAAATTCCAGAGAATGAATGAAGGAATGTCAGCTCAAGGAAGCTCAACACTTGTGAATGAGATCTACACAGAGCTGTACATCACAGAGGGAAGGAGTGAAGACATCAATAATGAACATGAGGTGAGACAGATTGAGACAGCATCCAGAAGATCACAGACACAAGAAACACCAATCAAATGTAATGACATCTTTAAAGTCTCACCTGAACAAACCAAACCCATCAGACGTGTGCTGACTAAAGGAGTCGCTGGAATTGGAAAAACAGTCTCTGTGCAGAAGTTCATTCTGGACTGGGCTGAAGAAAAAACAAATCAAGATCTTCACTTGATATTTCCACTTCCTTTCAGAGAACTGAATCTGATCAAAGAGACAAATATCAGTCTGATGGATCTTCTTCATCACTTCTTCACAGATACAAAAGAACTGAGATCAACAGACTTTGAGGAttataaagttgtgtttatcTTTGATGGTCTGGATGAGTGTCGTCTTCCTCTAGATTTCTCAAAGAATCCCAGTTTGTTTGATGTCAGAGAATCAGCGTCAGTGGATGTGCTGCTGACAAACCTCATCAAGGGGAATCTGCTTCCTTCTGCTCTGATCTGGATCACCTCTCGACcagcagcagccaatcagattcctCCTGAGTGTGTTGATCTGATCACAGATGTACGAGGATTCAATGACCCTCAGAAGGACGAGTATTTCAGGAAGAGAATCAATGATGAGAGTCTGGCCAACAGAATCATCACACACATGAAATCATCCAGAAGTCTGTACATCATGTGTCACATCCCAGTCTTCTGCTGGATTTCAGCCACTGTTCTCCAGAGAATGTTGAGTGAAGCAGAGAGTCCAGCACAGATCCCCAAGACTCTCACTCAAATGTTCACACACTTCCTGATGTTTCACATCAAACTGAAGAGTCAGAAGTATGATGGGAAATGTGAGGTAGATCTTCAGCAGGCTAGAAAGAGTCTGGAGTCTCTGGGAAAACTGGCTTTTCAACAGCTGGAGAAAGGGAACCTGATCTTCTATGAGGAGGATCTGAGAGAGTGTGACATTGATGTCAGAGAAGCGTCAGTGTACTCAGGAGTTTGTACTCAGATCTTCAGAGAGGAGTTTGGACTGAACCTGGGGAAGGTGTTCAGCTTTGTGCATCTGAGCGTTCAGGAGTTTCTCGCCGctttatttgtgtttctgtcatttcttcagCAAACATCAGAAAACTTCAGCAGATTGAGATCAAATATGAGTGATTTACTGAAGAGTGAAGTGGACAAGGCCTTACAGAGTGAGAACGGACACCTGGATCTTTACCTCAGATTTCTTCTGGGTCTTTCACTGGAGTCCAGTCAGACAATCTTACGAGATCTGATGACACAGACAGGAAGAAGCTCTGACAGTAAACAGGAAACAGTCGAGTACATTAAGATGAAGATCAGAGAGAATCTCTCTCCAGAGAAATCCATCAATCTGTTTCACTGTCTGAATGAACTCAATGATCATTCTCTAGTGCAGGAAGTACAAACATATGTGAACAGAGGAGATGAGTCTCGTCTCTCTGGAGTCCGTCTCTCTCCTGCTCAGTGGTCGGCTCTGGTGTTTGTGTTACTGAACTCAGAAGAGAAGCTGGATGAGTTTAATCTGAGGAAATATGATCCATCACATGAATGTCTTCTGAGGCTTCTGCCAGTGATCAAAGCATCCAGAACAGCTGA TCTGAGTTACTGTAATCTGACAGAGGAAAGTTGTTCATCACTGGCGTCAGTTCTCAGATCAAACTCCTCAAGTCTGACAGAACTGAACCTGAGCTTCAATAAACTgcaggattcaggagtgaagctgctcTCTGATGGACTGAAGAATACAAACTGTAAACTGAAGACACTGAA TCTGTATAACTGCAGTATTGGATCTGAAGGTTGTGTTGCTCTGacttcagctctgagatcaaacccctcacatCTGACACAACTGGATCTGAGCTGTAATAATCCaggagattcaggagtgaagctgctcTCTGATCTACTGAAGGATCCACACTGTCAACTACACAAACTACT TCTGAGTCACTGTAATCTGACAGAGAAAAGTTGTTCATCACTGGCGTCAGTTCTCAGATCAAACTCCTCAAGTCTGACAGAACTGAACCTGAGTGTCAATAATCTgcaggattcaggagtgaagctgctcTCTGATGGACTGAAGAATACAAACTGTCAACTGAAGACACTGAA GTTGTATAACTGCAGTATTGGATCTGAAGGTTGTGTTGCTCTGacttcagctctgagatcaaacccctcacatCTGAGAGAACTCAATCTGAACTATAATAATCCAGGAGATTCAGAAGTAAAGCTGCTCTCTGATCTACTGAAGGATCCACACTGTCAACTACACAAACTAAT TATTGAACCTCATCGATAA